GACTCGGTGGTGGTGGTGGACGGCGTCGCTGTCCTGACGCGCAACGGTGCGAAGAGTCGGCGCGGGGAGTTGGCAGGGACCGAGAAGTCTGTTCGCGAGCTCGGGCTTGACGTCGTTCGCATCGCCGGCCCCGGAACGCTGGACGGAGGCGACGTGCTGCAGGTCGGGACGACCATGTACGTGGGCCGAGGCGGGCGCACCAACGCGGACGGGATCCGTCAGCTCCGCGAGCATGTTGCCCCGTTGGGCCGCACCGTCGTGCCGGTTCGGCTGCAGGCGGTGCTGCACCTGAAGTCCGCCGTGACGGCGCTGCCCGACGGCACGTTCTTGGCGCTAGACAACCTGTTCGAGTCCGGTGCGATTCCGCCGTACCGTCCGGTGGTCGAAGAGGGCGGCTGTCATGTCGTGCCACTCGGCGGGGACCAGGTGCTGATCAGCGCCAGCGCCCCCCGCACCGTCGAGTGGCTCACGGACCTGGGCTTTACGGCGCGCGTCGTGGATATCAGCGAGTTCGAGAAGCTCGAGGGTTGTGTGACGTGCCTGAGTGTTTTGATCCCACGA
This is a stretch of genomic DNA from Nocardioides sp. InS609-2. It encodes these proteins:
- the ddaH gene encoding dimethylargininase: MVALTSVALVRRPTDDLGYGIVTHIDRVPVDVELAAQQHAAYRAALASAGWTVREVDPAPGFPDATFVEDSVVVVDGVAVLTRNGAKSRRGELAGTEKSVRELGLDVVRIAGPGTLDGGDVLQVGTTMYVGRGGRTNADGIRQLREHVAPLGRTVVPVRLQAVLHLKSAVTALPDGTFLALDNLFESGAIPPYRPVVEEGGCHVVPLGGDQVLISASAPRTVEWLTDLGFTARVVDISEFEKLEGCVTCLSVLIPRRAGEA